The DNA segment CTTACCCCCCTGTCATATTTCGCATTAACAGATGTTATGAATTCCTCCGTCTTATCAGATTCCCGTCCTCCGCGATGTAGTTCCTTTTCACACAGGCTTATGTTAAGTAGTGCTCGGCTATAATCCTTGTCAGCTCCGTTACCGTCAGTCTTAGGAATGAAAAACAGACTATCATCACCTAGCCAGACCACCTCTACCAGATCATCGACTCTTCCCGCACAGTAATGAAAAGGACCTATGACAGTGAAAATGTCATCTACAAGACCAGCCAGAGCCTGCGGATTGGATGTTGGCAAAACTGCCCACGCATCATACCGTTTAAGCAGTCGTATAGAGTTTCCGAGCCAGCCATCTAAATGGGCCTTGATGTACGTAGGGTTCATCCAAGGAAAGCAGAAAATCCGCTTACCTCTAGCTAATCCAATCGCAATCGTTGCGGGCCATATCTGATCGCCATATGTGGATAAAGGACTGTCCAATTTATCTTCGTCTAATCTGAATAGTTCCTTCAATTCTGTGACACTTTGTATCGCATATCGATTAGGTATATTCAACGCTTCAGTTAACTGCTTTCGTACTGGTTTTCCTCTCCTCCCGCTGTAATCACGAGGCAAGACTACACCAATCCGCGCCAACTTCTCTGCACCGTATTCTACATCATCAATCGTGATCTTACCACTTCCTGCTTGAACTTCTCCGGCGATTGTATGACTAAGTCCTGTTACGCCATCACCAATATGCCCAGACAGACAGGACAGCCTTCCTGACCTTAGTACCCCGGTAAATGCCCGATACCCCTCGAAAACTCTACCAACCATAGGAATATCTATCATCAAAGGCCCTCTAGACCCTCGCGATGGATGATCATACGCTAGTTTATGAATACACAGTCTTGACAATATAATCAGCTCCCGTCACATTCTTGAAGTGACTACTCTTAATCTAGATCCGTAACTAGGTTTCTTAGCCATTGCCAAAAATGCTTAAACAAAGATGTCACTGTTGTTACCGGTTCAACCGGTTCAATTCTTGGTTCTAAGTGTACAATATCCATATATCCCGCACGCGATCTCATAAGAGAACCCTCGACACAATTACCCCCATCGTACCAAGTTCGTGTGTCTTTTTCCCAGCCAGGATCACGGTTGAAAGTTGCTTTTACCTCCGGATGAACCGCACCCGCAAGCCTCGCTTCAGCGGCTGCGGAGGGCTCCACCATTGCAAAAACGCGATCCTCGGACGGATAGCTCCTTCCTGCCATCATAATACTCAAAGCGTTTTTAAGGCTGGTATAGTGAGCAACCCTTTCCTTGTTGTCGCGACGATTCGATTTTGTGTTGGAAATCGATAACGGGTAAGGGGCCACTTCTTCCTGTTCGTTTTCCACACATTTTGTTATTAGGTGATCTATCGCTAGATCAAATGCTATTGAGCCAGCAATAACAGGCAATAGCAAGTGCCCAGGCTTATACATCCTCGTGATTGACGTCGTTGTACCATCCGGATCAACATATTTTACTGGATTATTATGTACATATACATACCAATTCAACCCATCCCTAGCCGGATCCATACTAATAAACCTACCCAGCTCGGGATCATAGAACCGCGCCCCGTAATAGTATAGACCAGTGCTATGCATGGGCTTGCTGGTAAAGCGATGCCTATGTTCTTCTGTAGAACCTGTTTCCTGCAACACACTACCGAAGGGCTCATAGGCTAGGGTTCCAGAAGCAGAGCTACTTAACGGCTTGGGTTAACCTGGAACGTGTGCTGTAATAGACCCCTTCCTAGCTACCTTTTCCACGGTCTTGATTAGCCGACCCGTATGCGTCATAAATCGCACGGGGCCTAGATGCCCATCCGTCCTTATTTCTTTGCGCCTGCACTATCTTAAAGGTATGTGGTTAAGTCTTCGCCCTAGTGCTTAACTTCCATGCCCCCGACACTATTGTCTGTAAAGCTCTCAACTCCGTTGCCTGTGGTAACAATAAGCCAAGGCAAGATCCTCCCTGCAAACCTGATGGCATCTGTGCGGAGGATCCTCTCCCGCTCAGTCATTTGCTCCCTCATCAATCAGATAGCTATAGCTCATCCACCCGAATTCAACTGACTCGAGAAGTTCCTTAAAAACAGCCAGCCCGTCCTCATCTGTTAATCCTGTTTCCGAAGACAGAAAATCGTTGAGACGATTGACTTTATCTTCATCGAAGCCAAATAGACCAAACGCTGACGGTGTACCCGCAAGTTCCAGCTCACCGACCTCTGGATCAAGGGGGATCACTCCCGACAGAACACAATCTCCTAGGTTGTAGACCCGAAATCCCCACACATGATCCTCGGCGCAGAAGAAATACAGCAAGGGCATCTGCCTAGATATCTCCGCAACCATGTTCACCGTTTTCGGTTCCATCAACCATTCATCGGCAAGGAGTAATCCGACCCACTTTTCGTTAACTGGATATACAAAACCAATACTATCGTCGATTTCCATTTCGTTAAGACAGGTAGATAACAGCTGCTCATGATCCTTTAGCAC comes from the Limnochordia bacterium genome and includes:
- a CDS encoding RHS repeat-associated core domain-containing protein, whose protein sequence is MLQETGSTEEHRHRFTSKPMHSTGLYYYGARFYDPELGRFISMDPARDGLNWYVYVHNNPVKYVDPDGTTTSITRMYKPGHLLLPVIAGSIAFDLAIDHLITKCVENEQEEVAPYPLSISNTKSNRRDNKERVAHYTSLKNALSIMMAGRSYPSEDRVFAMVEPSAAAEARLAGAVHPEVKATFNRDPGWEKDTRTWYDGGNCVEGSLMRSRAGYMDIVHLEPRIEPVEPVTTVTSLFKHFWQWLRNLVTDLD